In a genomic window of Helianthus annuus cultivar XRQ/B chromosome 10, HanXRQr2.0-SUNRISE, whole genome shotgun sequence:
- the LOC110886008 gene encoding transcription factor IBH1-like 1: MNLCQQNANSKEAKMHNSCQLEKEFINKWVQGLQICNSSSKKMNLLERKKKIKLSADIAIASAKNLTTSWSKAIISEATKDEQNMTLVKNVCGPESKFMYAHQKVTSHKRTTSKKILKKCYGVHRKMKKMEPCRGSNLATCIAKRLVKKRTQVLKRLVPGGELMDEYSVIKEALDYILSLKVQVDVMKNLVNVTTSLS; encoded by the exons ATGAATCTATGTCAACAAAATGCGAACTCAAAG GAAGCTAAAATGCACAACTCTTGCCAACTCGAAAAAGAATTCATCAACAAATGGGTTCAGGGTCTTCAAATATGTAATTCATCAAGCAAGAAAATGAACCTCTTGGAAAGAAAGAAGAAGATAAAGCTTTCTGCAGACATTGCCATAGCTTCTGCTAAAAATCTAACAACTTCTTGGAGTAAAGCTATAATCTCAGAGGCCACAAAAGATGAACAAAACATGACTCTTGTCAAAAACGTATGCGGGCCAGAATCAAAGTTCATGTATGCACACCAAAAGGTTACCAGTCACAAGAGAACCACAAGCAAAAAAATCTTGAAAAAGTGTTATGGTGTTCATAGGAAAATGAAGAAAATGGAGCCGTGTCGCGGATCGAATTTAGCTACTTGTATTGCTAAAAGATTAGTGAAGAAGAGGACCCAAGTGCTTAAAAGGCTTGTTCCAGGTGGAGAATTGATGGATGAATATTCGGTTATTAAAGAAGCATTAGACTATATACTTTCACTTAAGGTGCAAGTTGATGTAATGAAGAATCTAGTGAATGTTACCACTAGTTTGAGCTAG